A stretch of Microbacterium caowuchunii DNA encodes these proteins:
- a CDS encoding glycosyltransferase family 4 protein produces the protein MTTLYADDRYRGAHGIGRYAREVLSRLGPRWRSLGLDGSPHSPLDSFRRLPPLDPNALVYSPGYGPLLRAPRMVLTIHDLIQLRSPWSTRMKFAAYYEGPVRHTVRNAGVVITVSETSARDIREWVRDDAVRVVNAGNGCSGAFHTDGPADSALDPYVVFVGNIRRHKNLDVVLRALAMAPGVRLRAVLPGREVEAASARAAALGVGGQVEWLHGIGDARLAEVYRGASATVMPSLDEGFGLPALESIACGVPVIHWRGCEAVAEVVGDRGWGVSSPRDATEWAAAVTAAVDAGRRVEPPSGAHDWSRTAAVVSDVLEEALG, from the coding sequence GTGACCACGCTGTACGCCGATGACCGCTACCGGGGGGCGCATGGCATCGGTCGCTACGCCAGGGAAGTGCTCTCGCGTCTGGGTCCGCGCTGGCGGTCGCTGGGACTCGACGGCAGCCCGCATTCGCCGCTCGACTCCTTCCGCAGGCTGCCGCCCCTCGACCCGAACGCGCTCGTGTACTCGCCTGGCTATGGCCCGCTCCTGCGGGCTCCACGCATGGTGCTGACGATCCACGATCTGATCCAGTTGCGCTCACCGTGGTCGACGCGCATGAAGTTCGCGGCGTACTACGAAGGCCCCGTGCGGCACACGGTGCGCAACGCCGGAGTCGTGATCACGGTTTCCGAGACCTCGGCTCGTGACATCCGGGAGTGGGTGCGCGACGATGCGGTGCGGGTGGTCAATGCCGGCAACGGCTGTTCCGGGGCGTTCCACACCGACGGCCCGGCGGACTCTGCGCTGGATCCCTATGTCGTGTTCGTCGGGAACATCCGGCGGCATAAGAACCTCGACGTCGTGCTGCGCGCGCTGGCGATGGCGCCCGGTGTGCGGCTGCGGGCCGTGCTTCCCGGACGAGAAGTGGAGGCCGCGAGCGCCCGCGCTGCGGCGCTCGGTGTCGGCGGTCAGGTCGAGTGGCTTCACGGTATCGGCGACGCGAGGCTGGCGGAGGTGTACCGAGGCGCATCCGCGACAGTCATGCCGTCGCTCGACGAGGGGTTCGGTCTGCCCGCGCTGGAGTCGATCGCGTGCGGGGTACCGGTGATCCACTGGCGTGGCTGCGAGGCCGTCGCGGAGGTGGTCGGAGATCGCGGGTGGGGGGTGAGCTCCCCTCGGGACGCCACGGAGTGGGCTGCCGCGGTCACGGCCGCCGTCGATGCCGGCCGCCGAGTGGAACCGCCGTCGGGTGCGCACGACTGGAGCCGCACTGCAGCGGTCGTCTCCGATGTGCTGGAGGAGGCGCTCGGCTGA
- a CDS encoding glycosyltransferase produces the protein MPGVLVHEWLSRHGGSENVFEVLSRVFPDAERFCLWNDSDGRFQDVRQTLLAKTPLRRSKAAAVPFMPLAWRHLPRTDADWVLCSSHLFAHHARFGGLARDAPKLVYAHTPARYVWIPELDGRGDRLGARAVSALLKSVDRKRAQEPVAIAANSAFIAQRIARTWERESVVIHPPVDVAAYAAAPTELTTTRDRRTLAALPPEFLLGVSRFVPYKRLDRVIEAGRASGLPVVLAGSGPDEPRLRAIAERHSEQIVFVTDPSASVLAELYRRSLALVFPAIEDFGIMPVEAMATGTPVVASAAGGTAETVIDGVTGALVHEWTRAELKVAVEKAISADPEACVTRAFEFDTPVFIDRVADWVAGVTGAARATAPAASEGPRR, from the coding sequence ACGAGTGGCTCTCTCGGCATGGCGGTTCCGAGAACGTCTTCGAGGTGCTGAGCCGCGTGTTCCCCGACGCAGAGCGGTTCTGCCTGTGGAACGACAGCGACGGAAGGTTCCAGGACGTACGTCAGACACTGCTGGCGAAGACACCGCTGCGTAGGAGCAAGGCCGCGGCCGTGCCTTTCATGCCTCTGGCGTGGCGTCATCTGCCGAGGACCGACGCGGACTGGGTGCTCTGCAGTTCGCATCTCTTCGCCCATCATGCGCGATTCGGCGGTCTCGCTCGGGACGCGCCGAAGCTCGTATATGCGCATACTCCGGCACGGTACGTCTGGATCCCCGAACTGGACGGCCGGGGGGATCGTCTGGGCGCGCGTGCCGTGTCAGCGCTCCTGAAGTCCGTGGACCGCAAGCGCGCTCAGGAACCCGTCGCCATCGCCGCCAACAGTGCGTTCATCGCGCAGCGCATCGCGCGCACCTGGGAACGGGAGTCGGTCGTCATCCATCCGCCGGTCGACGTGGCTGCGTATGCGGCTGCCCCGACCGAACTCACCACAACGCGCGACCGTAGGACGCTGGCGGCGTTGCCGCCGGAGTTCCTGCTGGGCGTTTCACGGTTCGTTCCATACAAGCGTCTCGATCGGGTCATCGAAGCAGGTCGAGCCTCCGGCCTACCCGTCGTCCTGGCGGGGAGCGGCCCCGACGAACCGCGTCTGCGCGCGATCGCCGAGCGCCACAGCGAGCAGATCGTCTTCGTCACCGATCCGTCGGCGAGCGTGCTCGCGGAGCTCTACCGACGGTCTCTCGCCCTGGTGTTCCCCGCTATCGAGGACTTCGGCATCATGCCCGTGGAAGCCATGGCGACCGGCACCCCCGTCGTGGCCAGTGCCGCCGGCGGGACGGCGGAGACAGTCATCGACGGAGTGACCGGTGCCCTCGTGCACGAATGGACGCGCGCAGAGCTGAAGGTCGCCGTGGAGAAAGCGATCAGCGCGGACCCGGAGGCATGCGTTACGCGCGCGTTCGAGTTCGACACTCCGGTCTTCATCGACCGCGTGGCGGACTGGGTGGCGGGTGTGACAGGGGCCGCGCGCGCGACCGCTCCGGCAGCATCGGAAGGTCCTCGTCGGTGA
- a CDS encoding glycosyltransferase, translating to MRRILFLAHSHAFGAFRVGSHHYARTLARAGADVVHLSTPISLAHRVAGRVSADAASSVPRGAHRDADGVTHLVPRTALPRPYGRFRVVRELTRQGIGLEFDAVLIDQPLLWDESVRTLSRRLVYRPTDLYPAGVKTRLQQRILTAADGVVATSSEVLRGLGPLDVPALVLGNGVDAARFAPPADVNADRPPVCVYVGALDARFDWQQVDAWARAHPDVRFAVAGPSAPPPISLPSNVDLLGPVPYPALPALLQGARVGLLPLSDDPLNAGRSPMKLYEYLGAGLATVARETPVIRPDDGAGLYTYRDREGADAVLRRALAHASPNVAGVQRAASESWQAKTDDLTAFLGSLPPA from the coding sequence ATGCGCCGCATCCTCTTCCTCGCCCACTCCCATGCGTTCGGGGCGTTCCGCGTCGGCAGCCATCACTACGCACGCACCCTCGCCCGAGCCGGGGCCGACGTCGTGCATCTCTCGACGCCGATCTCGCTCGCGCACCGAGTGGCCGGGCGTGTGAGTGCCGATGCCGCGTCCTCGGTGCCCCGCGGTGCTCACCGCGACGCGGACGGCGTCACGCACCTCGTGCCGCGCACCGCGCTACCCCGCCCGTACGGCCGGTTCCGCGTCGTGCGCGAACTGACCCGCCAGGGCATCGGTCTCGAGTTCGACGCGGTGCTGATCGACCAGCCCCTGCTGTGGGACGAATCGGTACGCACCCTCTCGCGCCGGCTCGTGTACCGCCCGACCGATCTGTACCCGGCCGGGGTGAAGACGCGGTTGCAGCAGCGTATCCTGACAGCCGCCGACGGCGTCGTCGCCACCTCCTCGGAGGTGCTGCGTGGGCTCGGACCGCTCGACGTTCCTGCGCTCGTGCTGGGCAACGGGGTGGATGCGGCGCGGTTCGCGCCCCCGGCGGACGTCAACGCCGACCGGCCCCCGGTCTGCGTCTACGTCGGCGCGCTCGACGCACGCTTCGACTGGCAACAGGTGGATGCCTGGGCACGCGCTCACCCGGACGTCCGTTTCGCCGTCGCGGGCCCGTCTGCGCCGCCGCCGATTTCGCTGCCCAGCAACGTCGATCTGCTGGGACCCGTCCCCTACCCCGCGCTCCCCGCTCTGCTGCAGGGCGCGCGCGTCGGGCTGCTGCCCCTCTCGGACGACCCGCTGAACGCCGGACGCAGTCCCATGAAGCTCTACGAATACCTCGGCGCAGGTCTGGCCACGGTGGCACGCGAGACGCCCGTCATCCGCCCCGACGACGGTGCGGGCCTGTACACCTATCGTGATCGCGAAGGCGCGGACGCGGTCCTGCGCCGCGCGCTCGCCCATGCCTCGCCGAACGTCGCGGGCGTGCAACGCGCCGCATCCGAGTCGTGGCAGGCGAAGACGGACGACCTCACGGCGTTCCTCGGGTCCCTGCCACCCGCCTGA